The following is a genomic window from Anaerolineae bacterium.
CCCGCGCCTTGGCCGGCACATGCCGCGGCGTCACCTGCAGCCAGATATCCTCCTCCACCGGCAGAAAGACGGACAGCGCGCCCAGCATCACCAGGTTATGGGCGCGGGCGTTGCCCAACTGCTGGGCGATCTCCACCGCCGGCACCAACAGGTAGTCCTTGGTCACCTGCTCCACCACGCCGATGAAGCGCGCCTGCGACGGATACTCGGCGCCCCCAGATGTCACTGCAACCGGGGGAATCTGATGCGTGCTGAGGATGGCGCGCCCGCCCTGGCGCAGGAATTCGATGTGACGCAGGGCCTCCACCATCTCGAATCCCAGCAGGATGTCCACCTCCCCTTTGCCGGCCATGGGGGAAAAGACCTGCTCGCCCCAGCGCACATGACTGCTGACACTGCCGCCGCGCTGGGCCATGCCGTGAATCTCCGATTTTTTCACATCATAGCCGGCGAGCAGACCCACCTCCGCCAGGATATTGGCGGCCAGCAGGGTCCCCTGTCCCCCGACGCCGACCAGCATGAAGTTGATGGGTTCTTTCATGCGCATTCCTCCGATGCTCAGGCTCCGCCGCCGGCGGCCTCGGAGGCCGGCGCCACTTCCGCCCGGAACAGGAT
Proteins encoded in this region:
- a CDS encoding indolepyruvate oxidoreductase subunit beta, whose product is MKEPINFMLVGVGGQGTLLAANILAEVGLLAGYDVKKSEIHGMAQRGGSVSSHVRWGEQVFSPMAGKGEVDILLGFEMVEALRHIEFLRQGGRAILSTHQIPPVAVTSGGAEYPSQARFIGVVEQVTKDYLLVPAVEIAQQLGNARAHNLVMLGALSVFLPVEEDIWLQVTPRHVPAKAREVNLEAFRRGRALAGQARKR